In one Syntrophales bacterium genomic region, the following are encoded:
- a CDS encoding ACT domain-containing protein translates to MTAYQISIFAENKPGRLAKITGLLAKEKINIRATTISTSGDFGIINLIVDDPKRARKVLSKGGLTVSLKDVIAVVIDDQPGGLDKLVQVLAGENINIENAYGFVIESWKKAVFVVEVDQLEKTQEMLKKKGFETLDTESLSAIEPFHYLKY, encoded by the coding sequence ATGACGGCCTATCAAATTTCAATATTTGCGGAAAATAAACCTGGAAGGCTGGCAAAGATTACCGGTCTGCTTGCAAAGGAAAAGATAAATATAAGAGCCACAACAATATCCACATCCGGTGACTTCGGGATTATCAATCTCATAGTGGATGACCCTAAACGTGCCCGCAAGGTTTTATCAAAAGGAGGTTTGACGGTTTCCTTAAAGGACGTTATCGCCGTTGTTATTGATGATCAACCGGGTGGATTGGATAAACTGGTTCAGGTACTTGCCGGCGAAAATATCAATATTGAGAATGCTTACGGCTTCGTTATCGAGAGCTGGAAGAAAGCGGTATTTGTCGTTGAAGTAGATCAACTGGAAAAGACTCAGGAAATGCTCAAAAAGAAGGGATTTGAAACACTGGACACTGAATCTCTTTCAGCAATAGAGCCCTTTCATTATTTGAAATATTAA
- a CDS encoding lysophospholipid acyltransferase family protein — protein sequence MSIKKELKYFIIKTFLTFLAYYALIIYAKTIRLKLENEEELKEYLQNNGRVIMYSWHQRFLWGFYLPRIFGQSPCIMISQSRDGDFIADIASRAGWIPVRGSSSRGGKKALQQMIAGMIENRVGGHVVDGPTGPPRIVKPGLVILAQKTGSSICPGFISYENPWIFNSWDRFMLPKPFSRALLRFGPLEIISEEMDAEQFEDVRLSIDKKLIEGYEEADSYWKKN from the coding sequence ATGAGTATAAAAAAAGAATTAAAATACTTCATAATAAAGACCTTTCTGACTTTTCTTGCCTATTATGCCCTCATTATATACGCGAAGACAATCAGGCTGAAGCTGGAAAACGAAGAAGAGCTGAAAGAATATCTGCAGAATAACGGCCGGGTCATAATGTATAGCTGGCATCAAAGGTTTTTGTGGGGCTTTTATCTGCCCAGGATATTTGGTCAATCCCCCTGCATAATGATAAGTCAGAGCAGGGATGGGGATTTCATAGCCGATATCGCCAGTCGGGCCGGGTGGATACCGGTACGTGGGTCGAGCTCGCGTGGAGGGAAAAAAGCGCTGCAACAGATGATTGCCGGAATGATCGAAAATCGCGTGGGAGGTCACGTTGTGGATGGACCCACGGGGCCGCCCCGTATCGTTAAGCCGGGTCTCGTCATACTGGCACAGAAAACCGGATCATCCATCTGTCCCGGATTTATTTCTTATGAAAACCCCTGGATATTCAATAGCTGGGATAGATTTATGCTTCCCAAGCCCTTTAGCAGGGCTTTGCTTCGCTTTGGTCCCCTGGAAATCATTTCTGAGGAAATGGATGCCGAGCAATTTGAGGATGTTCGTCTGAGCATAGACAAGAAATTAATAGAAGGGTATGAAGAAGCGGATAGTTACTGGAAGAAAAACTAA
- a CDS encoding phenylacetate--CoA ligase, with translation MYWGKEDETMPRDRLEAFQLAKLQETLRRAKKSPYYGQLFDEIGLDPDKLTSLKDIEKVPFATKENLREHWPYGFLAVSMDELVRMHSSSGTTGRATVIFHTARDIDVWTNLLARSMYMTGMRKTDVFQNMMTYGLFTGGLGFHYGAEKIGALVIPAGAGNSRRQIQLMRDFGTTVIHIIPSYALHLSTIFEEAGVNPQTDIKLRIAFLGAEPHSEKMRRKIEEIYGLKAYNSYGLSEMNGPGVAFECPFQSGMHIWEDSFFAEIIDPDTLEPMPYGEEGELVLTTLMREGMPILRYRTSDLTRIIPEPCECGRTHKRIERIKGRTDDMMILKGVNIFPIQIDRKLMEIPGVGTDFQIILEREGLNDNMIVRVEVQKEFFSGNLKQLENLRYKIVEELKSEILITPRVELVEPGSLPKTEGKAIRVIDNREK, from the coding sequence ATGTATTGGGGAAAAGAAGATGAAACAATGCCACGAGACAGGTTGGAGGCTTTTCAGCTTGCAAAATTACAAGAGACCCTCAGAAGAGCAAAGAAATCTCCCTATTACGGACAATTGTTTGATGAAATAGGCTTGGATCCTGATAAGCTTACTTCTCTCAAGGATATAGAAAAAGTGCCTTTTGCCACCAAGGAGAATCTGAGGGAACACTGGCCTTATGGATTTCTGGCGGTTTCCATGGATGAACTGGTGAGAATGCACTCATCTTCCGGAACGACAGGCAGGGCAACGGTGATATTTCATACTGCACGGGACATTGATGTATGGACCAATCTCCTGGCACGTTCCATGTACATGACCGGTATGAGAAAGACCGACGTCTTTCAGAATATGATGACCTATGGACTTTTTACCGGCGGTCTCGGTTTCCACTACGGTGCGGAGAAAATAGGTGCACTGGTTATACCTGCGGGTGCTGGAAACAGCAGACGGCAGATACAGCTTATGCGGGATTTCGGTACGACGGTTATCCATATTATACCCAGTTATGCGCTGCATCTCTCCACTATCTTTGAGGAAGCAGGTGTTAATCCCCAAACTGACATCAAATTGAGGATTGCTTTTCTCGGAGCTGAACCCCACTCAGAAAAAATGAGAAGGAAAATTGAAGAAATTTATGGCTTGAAGGCCTATAACTCCTATGGCCTCTCAGAAATGAACGGGCCCGGGGTGGCCTTTGAATGTCCATTTCAGAGCGGAATGCACATTTGGGAGGACAGTTTTTTTGCGGAGATCATCGATCCTGACACTCTTGAACCTATGCCCTATGGCGAGGAAGGAGAACTTGTCCTTACAACGCTTATGAGGGAGGGTATGCCTATTTTAAGATACAGGACGAGTGACTTAACCAGGATAATCCCGGAACCCTGTGAATGCGGAAGGACTCACAAACGAATTGAGAGGATAAAGGGGAGAACCGACGATATGATGATTCTGAAAGGGGTAAACATCTTTCCCATTCAGATAGATAGAAAGCTTATGGAAATACCGGGTGTGGGAACCGACTTCCAAATTATTCTGGAAAGGGAGGGACTCAATGATAACATGATCGTCAGGGTTGAGGTGCAAAAAGAATTTTTCTCGGGAAACTTAAAGCAGCTTGAAAACTTGAGATACAAAATTGTAGAGGAACTCAAAAGCGAAATCCTTATAACCCCCAGGGTGGAGCTGGTTGAACCCGGCAGCCTTCCGAAAACTGAAGGAAAAGCGATACGGGTCATAGATAACAGAGAAAAGTGA
- a CDS encoding cob(I)yrinic acid a,c-diamide adenosyltransferase produces the protein MKFSKRGDKGETSLLGGQRIPKYDPRPDTYGTLDEASSALGVARAMTGNQKIKDIILEVQKDLLVMGAELSSFPEDFDKLTHRIDEKDVSRIENIIDKLQKDVELPKEFIYPGKSVVSAQIDVARTIIRRAERKAVRLKKDGLISSDEITKYLNRLADMLFTLARFEENA, from the coding sequence ATGAAATTTTCCAAGCGGGGAGATAAGGGAGAGACAAGTCTTCTTGGCGGACAGCGGATACCGAAATATGATCCGAGACCAGACACATACGGGACGCTTGACGAGGCGAGTTCCGCGCTCGGTGTGGCCAGAGCCATGACAGGAAATCAGAAAATCAAGGATATTATTCTTGAGGTACAGAAGGATCTGCTTGTCATGGGGGCGGAGCTTTCCAGTTTCCCTGAGGATTTCGATAAGCTGACTCACAGGATAGATGAGAAAGATGTCAGTCGCATAGAAAATATTATAGATAAACTTCAAAAGGATGTCGAACTGCCAAAAGAGTTTATATATCCGGGGAAAAGTGTTGTATCTGCTCAGATAGATGTAGCAAGAACGATCATAAGAAGAGCAGAGAGGAAGGCAGTACGGTTAAAGAAGGATGGGTTAATCAGCAGCGATGAAATAACTAAATACCTCAACCGACTTGCTGACATGCTCTTTACATTAGCCAGATTTGAGGAGAACGCCTAA
- the ade gene encoding adenine deaminase — translation MGKEMISVSGNIVDVLNSEVYPGTLIISDGRIVGIVRENNDYENYIVPGLIDAHIHIESSMLIPSEFARIAAIHGTVATVSDPHEIANVLGVNGVKFMIENGETVPMKFYFGAPSCVPATPFETSGASIGVEDIEKLLQLDQIKYLAEVMNFPGVLNGDPDVLGKIDIARKYAKPIDGHAPGLRGNDLEKYINAGITTDHECVRREEALEKIELGMKILIREGSASKDFEEMIPLVEEHYGSCMFCSDDKHPDDLMKGHINELVKRALAHGIDVMKVLRVACVNPVLHYNLDVGLLRRGDSADFILVDSLDNFNILKTYINGEVVAEEGRSFISGGTSEIVNKFNVDEKKVGDFELSYKNGNINVIETIDQQLVTNRLIVPPKVENGCAVSDVERDILKMVVVNRYKGANVAVGFIKNFGLKNGAVASSVAHDSHNIIAVGVSDECICRAVNLIIQNKGGVCAVSQDREEVLPLPIAGIMSNDDYSSVAKRYAEMDSMAKALGSALHAPLMALSLMALLVIPSIKLSDRGLFDSDKFEFIDVFKEI, via the coding sequence ATGGGAAAGGAAATGATTTCAGTTTCAGGTAACATCGTTGATGTTTTAAATTCAGAAGTATATCCCGGGACATTGATAATCTCTGACGGCAGGATCGTGGGTATTGTACGGGAAAATAACGATTATGAAAATTATATCGTTCCCGGACTGATTGATGCACATATCCATATAGAAAGTTCTATGTTGATCCCATCAGAATTCGCCAGGATAGCTGCAATTCACGGCACGGTTGCCACAGTTTCTGATCCTCATGAAATAGCCAATGTTTTAGGTGTGAATGGGGTTAAGTTTATGATTGAAAACGGAGAAACTGTGCCAATGAAATTTTATTTTGGTGCGCCTTCCTGTGTGCCCGCAACACCCTTTGAGACCAGTGGAGCATCCATAGGTGTTGAAGATATAGAGAAACTCTTGCAACTGGATCAGATAAAGTACCTGGCGGAGGTTATGAATTTTCCCGGTGTTTTAAACGGTGATCCTGATGTTTTAGGGAAAATAGATATTGCCAGGAAATACGCAAAGCCGATAGACGGTCATGCCCCGGGGCTGCGTGGTAACGATCTTGAGAAGTATATAAATGCCGGGATAACCACGGATCATGAGTGTGTCAGAAGGGAAGAGGCCCTGGAAAAAATAGAACTGGGGATGAAAATTCTGATCAGAGAGGGTTCCGCGTCGAAGGACTTTGAAGAGATGATACCACTTGTTGAAGAACACTATGGCAGCTGTATGTTTTGCAGCGATGATAAACACCCGGATGATCTGATGAAGGGGCACATAAATGAACTTGTAAAGAGGGCTTTAGCCCATGGTATTGATGTGATGAAAGTTCTCAGAGTCGCATGTGTTAACCCTGTCCTGCATTACAATTTGGATGTGGGACTGCTGCGCAGGGGAGATAGCGCTGATTTCATTCTGGTAGACAGTCTCGACAACTTTAATATTTTAAAGACCTATATTAATGGAGAAGTTGTGGCGGAAGAAGGCAGGTCATTTATATCCGGGGGCACATCGGAGATAGTGAACAAATTTAATGTAGATGAAAAGAAAGTCGGAGATTTTGAGCTTTCGTACAAAAATGGAAATATAAATGTAATCGAGACGATTGACCAGCAGTTGGTTACAAACAGATTGATTGTGCCTCCGAAGGTAGAAAATGGCTGTGCTGTATCGGATGTTGAAAGGGATATATTGAAGATGGTCGTTGTAAATCGCTATAAGGGCGCAAATGTAGCGGTCGGGTTTATCAAAAATTTCGGACTGAAAAATGGAGCCGTCGCTTCCAGTGTGGCCCATGACTCACACAACATTATAGCCGTTGGTGTCAGTGATGAATGTATTTGCAGGGCAGTTAATTTGATTATTCAAAATAAAGGCGGTGTCTGTGCGGTATCTCAAGATCGTGAGGAGGTATTGCCTTTGCCAATTGCCGGAATCATGAGTAACGATGATTATTCCAGTGTAGCAAAAAGATACGCTGAAATGGACAGTATGGCAAAAGCCCTCGGTTCAGCATTACATGCACCCCTTATGGCCTTATCCTTAATGGCCTTATTGGTTATTCCCAGTATAAAGTTAAGTGACAGAGGGTTATTTGATAGTGATAAATTTGAATTTATTGACGTTTTTAAAGAAATATGA
- a CDS encoding PAS domain S-box protein, translating to MIKVFTESKVAIVGGGKVCKEILKIVLGPVFGNIKSNILGVCDIDDKARGFLYAKKNGIYTTDDYRELLKFKELNTIVELTGNDRFLQTLRKKKPRGIRLIDHFEAMSLWDFLQIEVKKKTMEEQLCNDVIRTYKLGDKVCAGINKRFEQFSEELSDIVSERTKHLQSVEKMLVRRDQTISQIIQGSTIPTFVIDENHFVTHWNKALERMTNHKAEDVIGTKNHWRAFYSEERPCMADLIVDGIDREGIREFYNDKASSSPLMKGAYEAEDFFPNIGDSDKWLFFTAAPIRGLDGKVRGSIETLQDTTEQKEAERKIVESYHDLRVSEEKYRTMFDADPNPIIIVDRETLGILDVNATAVDCYGYSRNEFLGMYFSALVHQSDREIVKDLKKITLNHSKFYPKKLHTKKGGNLFYVNLHVRSVVFMERDCLIASTPDITENVEKENLLVQASKMATLGTMVSGIAHELNQPLNVIQVCSDYFIKVMKKNEDIKREDLCTMAEEIERNVQRADQVINHMRDFVRQSDVKSEKININAPILDVFKILGQQLRVHRIEVELDLTKDLHSIIANHNRLEQVFINLVTNAMDALDEKDSQLKDQELRKILKIRSFVENGRVVVTVCDNGTGIPEDIRDKIFEPFFTTKEVGKGVGLGTSISYGIVNDYNGTIKVESEVGKGTTFKLSFPAAP from the coding sequence GTGATAAAAGTATTTACAGAATCTAAGGTGGCCATTGTTGGGGGTGGAAAGGTTTGTAAGGAGATACTTAAGATTGTTTTAGGCCCCGTCTTTGGTAATATAAAATCAAATATTTTAGGTGTCTGTGACATCGATGATAAGGCAAGAGGATTTTTGTATGCCAAAAAGAATGGAATTTATACAACTGATGATTACAGGGAGCTTTTAAAATTTAAAGAGTTGAACACGATTGTCGAGTTAACGGGAAATGACCGTTTTTTGCAGACCCTGAGAAAAAAGAAACCCCGTGGCATTAGATTGATAGACCATTTTGAGGCCATGTCTTTATGGGATTTCCTTCAGATAGAAGTAAAGAAAAAAACCATGGAAGAGCAGCTATGTAATGATGTCATACGGACATATAAATTAGGAGACAAAGTATGCGCAGGAATAAATAAGAGATTTGAACAATTCTCTGAGGAGCTTAGCGATATTGTAAGTGAAAGGACCAAACATCTTCAATCTGTAGAAAAAATGCTTGTCAGACGCGATCAAACGATTTCGCAAATCATTCAGGGAAGTACTATCCCAACTTTTGTCATCGACGAAAACCATTTTGTTACACACTGGAACAAAGCATTAGAAAGAATGACCAATCATAAAGCCGAAGATGTCATTGGAACTAAAAATCACTGGAGGGCATTCTATTCAGAGGAGAGGCCATGTATGGCTGATCTTATTGTAGATGGAATAGACAGGGAGGGAATAAGGGAATTTTATAATGACAAAGCATCTTCGTCACCCCTTATGAAGGGGGCGTATGAAGCTGAAGATTTTTTCCCCAATATAGGGGATTCCGACAAATGGCTCTTCTTTACCGCTGCACCTATCAGGGGACTTGACGGGAAGGTTCGCGGTTCCATTGAAACCCTGCAGGATACGACGGAACAGAAAGAAGCGGAACGGAAGATTGTGGAGTCATACCATGATCTGAGAGTATCGGAAGAAAAGTACAGGACAATGTTTGATGCCGATCCTAATCCCATTATTATTGTTGACAGAGAAACCCTGGGTATCCTCGATGTAAATGCAACTGCCGTGGATTGTTACGGATATTCGAGGAATGAGTTCCTGGGAATGTACTTTTCAGCTCTGGTACATCAGTCAGATAGGGAAATTGTGAAGGATTTGAAGAAGATCACTCTCAATCACTCAAAATTCTATCCCAAGAAATTGCACACAAAAAAGGGCGGAAATCTTTTTTACGTTAATCTTCATGTTCGTTCGGTTGTATTTATGGAGAGAGACTGTTTGATAGCTTCCACCCCTGATATTACGGAAAATGTAGAAAAGGAGAATCTGCTGGTTCAGGCCAGTAAAATGGCGACGCTGGGCACGATGGTTTCAGGTATTGCCCATGAGCTCAATCAGCCTCTCAATGTAATTCAGGTCTGTTCTGATTATTTCATTAAGGTGATGAAAAAGAATGAAGATATCAAAAGAGAAGATTTATGTACGATGGCTGAAGAGATAGAGAGAAATGTCCAGAGGGCGGATCAGGTTATAAATCATATGAGAGATTTCGTCAGACAGTCGGATGTTAAAAGTGAGAAGATAAATATAAATGCCCCTATTCTGGATGTTTTTAAGATACTTGGTCAACAGTTGAGGGTACACAGAATAGAGGTGGAGCTGGATTTGACTAAAGATCTGCATTCAATAATTGCAAATCATAACAGGTTGGAACAGGTATTTATAAATTTAGTGACGAATGCCATGGATGCACTCGATGAAAAGGACAGCCAGTTGAAAGATCAGGAACTGCGGAAGATTTTGAAAATAAGGTCTTTTGTAGAGAATGGCCGGGTAGTAGTAACGGTGTGTGATAACGGAACAGGAATTCCTGAGGATATAAGGGATAAAATTTTCGAACCTTTCTTTACAACAAAAGAGGTAGGAAAAGGTGTGGGTCTTGGGACAAGTATCAGTTACGGTATTGTCAACGATTATAACGGTACCATCAAAGTTGAAAGTGAGGTAGGTAAAGGCACGACTTTCAAATTGTCTTTTCCCGCTGCACCGTAA
- a CDS encoding KpsF/GutQ family sugar-phosphate isomerase: MGKDESIEEARKVLKIEAESILSLIDRIDKNFSEAVEIIYKSKGRVIIAGIGKSGLIGRKIVATLTSTGTPALFIHPVEGMHGDLGIVTKNDVMLAISNSGETLELNILISSARDIGVPLIAFTGNTSSALSRMSDVVIDVGVEREACPFGLVPTSSTTASLAMGDALAAALIKKRNFSEQDFRKFHPGGTLGQRLLAKVRDVMINKKQIPRVVSGTPVLQAIDEIDKKNLGFVIITDRENHLLGILTDGDVRRCVKNGVIFKGKSVDDLMTRSPKTIDENMSIGQTIEAMEKNEITTFLVVNTDNQIKGYIHLHDILGRGGTLRISISQ; encoded by the coding sequence ATGGGAAAAGATGAATCAATAGAAGAGGCGAGGAAAGTTCTTAAAATAGAAGCTGAAAGTATTTTAAGTCTTATTGACAGGATAGATAAAAACTTTTCCGAGGCCGTAGAGATTATTTACAAAAGCAAAGGAAGAGTAATAATTGCAGGTATAGGTAAATCCGGTCTTATCGGAAGGAAAATTGTGGCCACTCTGACCAGTACAGGTACCCCGGCCCTCTTTATCCATCCTGTAGAAGGGATGCATGGAGATCTTGGTATTGTTACAAAGAACGATGTCATGCTGGCAATTTCCAACAGTGGGGAGACCTTGGAACTAAACATTCTTATTTCCAGCGCCAGGGATATCGGTGTGCCGCTTATAGCTTTTACAGGTAATACCTCCTCGGCCCTCTCCAGAATGAGTGATGTGGTTATTGATGTGGGTGTTGAAAGGGAGGCCTGTCCTTTCGGCCTTGTTCCTACATCGAGCACCACAGCATCGTTGGCGATGGGAGATGCCCTTGCGGCAGCCCTTATCAAAAAGAGAAATTTCAGCGAGCAGGACTTTCGCAAATTTCATCCGGGAGGAACACTGGGGCAGAGATTGCTGGCCAAGGTCAGGGATGTAATGATCAATAAAAAACAGATACCCAGAGTTGTTTCCGGGACACCCGTACTGCAGGCAATAGACGAAATTGATAAGAAAAACCTTGGATTTGTCATTATAACGGATAGAGAAAACCATCTTTTAGGTATCTTAACGGATGGTGATGTAAGACGCTGTGTGAAGAATGGAGTAATTTTCAAGGGGAAAAGTGTGGATGACCTAATGACAAGGTCACCCAAAACTATAGATGAAAATATGTCAATTGGCCAGACTATAGAAGCGATGGAAAAAAATGAAATTACAACCTTTCTGGTTGTAAATACGGATAATCAGATTAAGGGGTACATCCACCTTCATGACATTCTGGGAAGAGGGGGCACCCTGCGAATTTCAATATCTCAGTGA
- a CDS encoding gamma carbonic anhydrase family protein, giving the protein MPIYEFDGKKPDISPEAFVHPEAVIIGDVKIGSGCFIAPGVVIRADFGPAIIQDGTNIQDNAVIHVDPGARVIIEKDVVVGHSAVMHDVHIKSRCVIGIGAVLLNEVVCEEDVIIGAGSVVLNNMHIPAGKLVAGTPAKIIRDVTDDQKSYAKTGVELYKKLSRQYQKTMKLIS; this is encoded by the coding sequence ATGCCAATTTATGAATTTGATGGGAAGAAACCTGATATCTCTCCGGAGGCTTTTGTCCATCCGGAAGCGGTCATTATCGGAGATGTCAAAATAGGCAGTGGATGTTTTATAGCGCCGGGGGTTGTGATAAGAGCAGATTTTGGACCTGCGATAATCCAGGATGGCACGAATATTCAGGACAATGCGGTAATACACGTCGATCCGGGAGCACGGGTTATTATAGAGAAGGATGTTGTTGTCGGACATAGCGCAGTCATGCATGACGTACACATAAAGTCGAGATGTGTAATCGGAATTGGTGCAGTTCTTCTGAACGAAGTGGTTTGTGAGGAAGATGTTATTATCGGTGCTGGTTCTGTTGTCCTCAACAACATGCATATACCTGCCGGAAAACTTGTTGCCGGCACTCCTGCTAAGATAATCAGGGATGTGACCGACGATCAAAAATCATATGCCAAGACAGGAGTCGAACTTTACAAGAAACTTTCCCGGCAATATCAAAAAACGATGAAATTAATCAGTTGA
- a CDS encoding MTAP family purine nucleoside phosphorylase: MKRLGIISSTVLQDSEFFKNLEERTMENEFGKAIVLISDTVAYIPRHGGDPEHHILPHLVNYRANLKALSDLGVEEVISTNSTGSLKRHLKPGMLVVPDDFIVLSGGPTIFDTKPVHITPILSEEVRQRWIEAAHGCGIDVINGGVYWQTVGPRLETIAEIKMMSMFADLVGMTMGSEAIIARELDLRYASLCSVDNYGHGLVEKPLIMEEILEGGRRHAEAIVRIVTRYIERRKV, from the coding sequence GTGAAACGATTAGGAATCATTTCAAGTACCGTTCTGCAGGACAGTGAATTCTTTAAAAATCTTGAAGAGAGAACAATGGAAAACGAGTTTGGAAAGGCCATAGTCCTCATTTCCGATACGGTAGCTTATATCCCACGGCATGGAGGAGACCCGGAACATCACATTCTTCCTCATCTGGTCAATTATCGAGCTAACTTGAAGGCATTGAGTGATCTCGGAGTTGAGGAAGTAATCAGTACCAATTCGACGGGTTCTCTGAAAAGGCATTTGAAACCCGGGATGCTTGTTGTACCGGATGATTTTATTGTGCTTTCCGGCGGGCCAACCATATTCGACACGAAACCAGTTCATATCACGCCGATCTTAAGTGAAGAGGTGCGGCAGAGATGGATTGAAGCGGCTCATGGGTGTGGCATAGATGTCATAAATGGTGGTGTCTACTGGCAGACCGTGGGGCCGAGGCTTGAAACCATAGCTGAAATCAAGATGATGTCCATGTTTGCTGATCTGGTAGGAATGACCATGGGAAGTGAGGCAATAATAGCAAGAGAATTGGATTTGCGTTATGCGTCTCTCTGCTCCGTTGATAACTATGGTCATGGTCTTGTAGAGAAGCCGTTGATTATGGAGGAGATATTGGAGGGTGGCCGTAGACATGCTGAGGCGATTGTACGAATTGTCACGAGATATATTGAAAGGAGAAAGGTATGA
- a CDS encoding prenyltransferase yields the protein MSNTHSMVIFGPMRLPFLILSPACVMLGVATAVWSGSTLNLLYLALALIGAISAHISVNALNEYHDFKSGLDFHTQPTPFSGGSGTLPKSPEKAHFALITGIITLAITALIGMYFLYVRGLWLLPLGAVGLIIIVTYTKLITRSSFLCLITPGLGFGPLMVMGTDFVLTGSYSWTSFVASLVPFFLVSDLLLLNQFPDVEADKWVGRRHLPITIGRKASAKIYKVFLTATYVSVILGYLSGALPLEGFLALASIFLAVPTVRGVTRYADDIPKLIPYMGRNVIINIITPVLLAIGLFIGR from the coding sequence ATGAGTAATACACACAGTATGGTAATATTTGGCCCCATGCGTTTACCCTTTCTCATATTATCCCCGGCATGTGTTATGCTTGGTGTTGCCACTGCTGTATGGTCAGGAAGTACATTAAACCTGCTTTACCTTGCGTTAGCACTTATCGGCGCCATCTCGGCACATATAAGCGTGAATGCCCTTAACGAATACCATGATTTCAAGAGCGGGCTGGACTTCCATACACAGCCCACCCCATTCAGCGGCGGCAGCGGGACCCTTCCCAAAAGTCCTGAAAAAGCCCACTTTGCGTTGATTACAGGTATTATAACACTGGCCATCACAGCGCTTATAGGTATGTACTTTCTATATGTCAGGGGGCTGTGGCTTTTACCCCTGGGAGCAGTCGGCCTTATTATTATCGTTACCTATACAAAGCTGATTACAAGAAGTTCTTTTCTCTGCTTAATTACTCCCGGACTGGGCTTTGGCCCATTGATGGTTATGGGTACCGACTTTGTCCTCACCGGTTCATACTCTTGGACGTCATTTGTTGCATCCCTTGTCCCCTTTTTTCTTGTGAGCGATCTGTTGCTCCTGAACCAGTTTCCAGATGTTGAGGCGGATAAGTGGGTCGGAAGAAGGCATTTGCCTATTACAATCGGGAGAAAGGCCAGTGCGAAGATTTATAAGGTGTTCCTTACAGCCACATACGTGTCAGTCATCCTTGGCTACCTGTCCGGAGCTCTTCCCCTGGAAGGCTTTCTGGCACTTGCTTCTATTTTCCTTGCAGTTCCTACAGTGAGAGGTGTTACCAGATATGCAGATGATATACCGAAGCTGATACCGTATATGGGCAGGAACGTTATAATAAATATCATAACCCCCGTATTGCTTGCAATTGGCCTGTTTATTGGCCGGTGA